One part of the Deinococcus depolymerans genome encodes these proteins:
- the secG gene encoding preprotein translocase subunit SecG, translated as MILNLFLVLFALVCVALVFFVLLQVPKQAGLSASMASGGSLLGGRGVEGGLVRITSALGGFFMLLALLINFVSR; from the coding sequence ATGATTCTGAACCTGTTCCTTGTTCTGTTCGCGCTGGTGTGCGTGGCGCTGGTGTTCTTCGTTCTTCTGCAGGTGCCCAAGCAGGCGGGTCTGTCGGCCAGCATGGCGTCCGGCGGTTCGCTGCTGGGCGGGCGTGGGGTCGAGGGTGGTCTGGTGCGGATCACCAGTGCGCTGGGCGGCTTTTTCATGCTGCTGGCGCTGCTGATCAACTTCGTTTCACGCTGA
- a CDS encoding metal-binding protein, with translation MTRVPSGRVHNLINIAAYSVLAAGALVATRRGLLSVSSTQGLNFTLAFAAGTFLLSPDLDLAEGRVDSKRHWGLLGFLWVPYGMMFSHRGLSHTWVLGPLTRLAYLAVMIALVAGLLRFVMPDLTLPPVPQLSAEVLAPFGLGYYLSQWLHLIADGVRPDHGVRRGYRKLKRR, from the coding sequence ATGACGCGCGTGCCAAGCGGACGTGTTCATAACCTCATCAATATCGCGGCGTACAGCGTGCTGGCGGCGGGGGCGCTGGTTGCCACCCGGCGGGGCCTGCTGAGCGTGAGCTCCACCCAGGGCCTGAATTTCACGCTGGCCTTCGCGGCCGGGACGTTCCTGCTCTCGCCGGACCTGGATCTGGCCGAGGGGCGGGTGGACAGCAAGCGGCACTGGGGGCTGCTGGGGTTCCTGTGGGTGCCGTACGGGATGATGTTCAGTCACCGGGGCCTGTCCCACACCTGGGTGCTGGGGCCGCTCACGCGGCTGGCGTATCTGGCGGTGATGATCGCGCTCGTGGCCGGACTGCTGCGGTTCGTGATGCCGGACCTGACCCTGCCGCCCGTGCCGCAGCTGAGTGCCGAGGTGCTCGCGCCATTCGGGCTGGGGTATTACCTGAGTCAGTGGTTGCACCTGATCGCTGACGGGGTGCGGCCCGATCATGGGGTGCGGCGAGGTTACCGGAAGTTGAAACGCCGCTGA